In a single window of the Deinococcus aetherius genome:
- the pyrE gene encoding orotate phosphoribosyltransferase, whose amino-acid sequence MDVLALYREAGAYHEGHFLLASGRHSPKFLQSTTLLQYPHLTERIGQGLAEKLREAGVHATVTVGPAMGGVVLAYEVARHLNRQGGTRAIFAEKDGQGGMKIREAFTLAPGELFVAVEDVLTTGGSVLRAVRAAEAAGGTCVTIACIVDRRKEEGPLEGYPLVSLARLTFDTYLPEEVPDWLAERPLQKI is encoded by the coding sequence ATGGACGTTCTGGCGCTCTACCGCGAGGCGGGCGCGTACCACGAGGGGCACTTCCTGCTCGCCTCGGGCCGCCACTCCCCGAAGTTCCTGCAATCGACCACACTGCTCCAGTACCCCCACCTGACGGAGCGTATAGGCCAGGGCCTCGCCGAGAAGCTGCGCGAGGCAGGGGTACACGCCACGGTCACCGTCGGCCCCGCGATGGGCGGCGTGGTCCTGGCCTACGAGGTCGCCCGCCACTTGAACCGGCAGGGGGGCACCCGCGCCATCTTCGCCGAGAAGGACGGACAGGGCGGCATGAAGATCAGGGAAGCCTTCACCCTCGCCCCTGGTGAGCTCTTCGTCGCCGTGGAGGACGTGCTCACGACCGGCGGCAGCGTACTGAGGGCTGTGCGCGCGGCGGAGGCGGCGGGCGGAACATGCGTCACCATCGCCTGCATCGTGGACCGCCGCAAGGAGGAGGGGCCGCTGGAGGGCTACCCGCTTGTCAGCCTCGCCCGCCTGACCTTCGACACCTACCTGCCCGAAGAGGTGCCGGACTGGCTGGCGGAGCGGCCGTTGCAGAAGATTTGA
- a CDS encoding RNase H family protein, giving the protein MNQAYVDASWHELQDGQGVGGWGLVLLLPETLPARYQGQLNAPDNNAAELRAVLEAVRHAPANESLAVYTDNEAVIASVGRGRGPHSLTEHAREVQDEAQARGVRLRLSYTPRTRRHMLAAHDLANDARRGLTTPALAGPHADVLIEQRPSSPEARVSLRRHGERVTAHVHLDLLSAVPPSAQALLAAITLARPGEVLFVRRASKVAQALWQRPERALLPDALARLQEARQTADGLGVQVQFQKTG; this is encoded by the coding sequence GTGAATCAGGCCTATGTGGACGCGAGCTGGCACGAACTCCAGGACGGGCAAGGGGTGGGCGGCTGGGGTCTGGTGCTGCTCCTGCCCGAAACCCTGCCCGCCCGCTACCAGGGGCAACTGAACGCGCCCGACAACAACGCCGCCGAGTTGCGCGCCGTGCTGGAAGCCGTCCGTCACGCCCCGGCGAACGAGTCGCTGGCCGTGTACACCGACAACGAGGCGGTCATCGCGTCAGTGGGGCGAGGAAGGGGACCGCACTCGCTCACCGAACACGCCCGCGAGGTTCAGGACGAGGCGCAGGCGCGGGGCGTCCGGCTGCGGCTGAGCTACACGCCCCGCACCCGGCGTCACATGCTCGCCGCCCACGACCTCGCCAACGACGCCCGGCGGGGCCTGACCACCCCCGCCCTCGCCGGGCCGCACGCGGACGTGCTGATCGAGCAGCGGCCCAGCAGCCCCGAGGCGCGCGTGAGCCTGCGCCGCCACGGGGAGCGGGTGACCGCCCACGTCCACCTCGACCTCCTCTCCGCCGTGCCGCCGAGCGCCCAGGCCCTGCTCGCGGCCATCACCCTCGCCCGCCCCGGCGAGGTGCTGTTCGTCCGGCGGGCGAGCAAGGTGGCCCAGGCGCTGTGGCAGCGGCCCGAGCGCGCCCTGCTGCCCGACGCCCTCGCCCGGCTTCAGGAGGCGCGGCAGACGGCGGACGGGCTGGGGGTGCAGGTGCAGTTCCAGAAGACGGGGTGA
- a CDS encoding nucleotidyltransferase domain-containing protein, whose product MMPSTAEDPSARRERYVAELGVTLAADPRVRAAWLEGSLGRGNADRFSDIDLHVLLHERDFATFGAEAEDWLNGVRPLVLFNRLFGGHMINALTHDALRLDLWPHRGESVGLDPVAVRVLHETPGSLRWESGGPPPDGVALARRGLAQAREFWRCLTLLPAVIGRDERLVALNGLLVEVGLVCDLLMLGAGTVRDRGVKNLNAFLSPEDRQHLEALVTLGDLSPRTLIRAHLALARLVRAHGPHLARRAGEPYPQALEDTALNYVRSELTALGYPVSALEG is encoded by the coding sequence GTGATGCCCTCCACCGCCGAGGACCCGTCCGCCCGCCGTGAGCGGTACGTGGCGGAGTTGGGCGTGACGCTGGCCGCCGACCCCCGGGTTCGGGCGGCCTGGCTAGAGGGCAGCCTGGGGAGGGGGAACGCGGACCGGTTCTCGGACATCGACCTGCATGTGCTCCTGCACGAGCGGGACTTCGCGACCTTCGGGGCGGAGGCAGAGGACTGGCTGAACGGGGTGCGGCCCCTGGTCCTGTTCAACCGGCTGTTCGGCGGGCACATGATCAACGCGCTCACCCACGACGCCCTGCGCCTCGACCTGTGGCCTCACCGGGGCGAGTCGGTGGGCCTCGACCCCGTGGCCGTCCGGGTGCTGCACGAGACTCCGGGCAGTCTCCGGTGGGAGAGCGGGGGACCACCCCCCGACGGTGTCGCCCTGGCCCGGCGGGGGTTGGCCCAGGCTCGGGAATTCTGGCGGTGCCTGACCCTGCTGCCCGCCGTCATCGGCCGGGACGAGCGGCTGGTGGCCCTGAACGGCCTGCTGGTCGAGGTCGGTCTGGTGTGCGACCTGCTGATGCTGGGGGCCGGAACCGTGCGGGACCGGGGCGTCAAGAACCTGAACGCCTTCCTCTCCCCGGAAGACCGCCAGCACCTCGAAGCCCTCGTGACCCTGGGCGACCTTTCCCCCCGAACGCTCATCCGGGCCCACCTGGCCCTGGCACGGCTCGTCCGGGCACACGGCCCCCACCTGGCGCGGCGGGCGGGAGAACCCTACCCGCAGGCCCTGGAGGACACCGCCCTGAACTACGTCCGTTCCGAACTCACGGCCCTGGGCTACCCCGTGTCCGCCCTGGAGGGTTAG
- a CDS encoding metal-dependent hydrolase, with protein MQIRFLGQSAFLLESGGHRVLIDPFIVGNPKSPVTVEEALGWNVSAVLISHAHGDHWGNALDFGRAGVPVIGTAEIGGYAGQHGATNAIGANIGGTVRGEWGSVYFTPAWHSSSFPDGTYGGMPTGLVIEMGGTRVYHAGDTNLFSDMRLIGDRGLDAALLPIGDHYTMGPEEAARALELLRPRVAVPMHYGTFPPLTGDPQVFAREGQARGVDVHVLEPGETTEV; from the coding sequence ATCCAGATTCGGTTCCTCGGACAAAGCGCCTTCCTGCTCGAAAGCGGCGGGCACCGCGTCCTGATCGACCCCTTCATCGTGGGGAACCCGAAGTCGCCCGTCACCGTGGAGGAGGCGCTGGGCTGGAACGTCAGCGCCGTCCTGATCAGCCACGCGCACGGGGACCACTGGGGCAACGCGCTCGACTTCGGCCGGGCGGGCGTGCCCGTCATCGGCACGGCGGAGATCGGGGGCTACGCGGGCCAGCACGGCGCGACGAACGCCATCGGCGCGAACATCGGCGGCACCGTGCGCGGCGAGTGGGGGAGCGTCTACTTCACCCCCGCCTGGCACTCCTCCTCCTTCCCCGACGGCACCTACGGCGGGATGCCCACCGGCCTCGTGATCGAGATGGGCGGCACGCGCGTCTACCACGCGGGCGACACCAACCTCTTCTCCGACATGCGGTTGATCGGCGACCGGGGCCTGGACGCCGCCCTTCTCCCCATTGGCGACCACTACACGATGGGCCCGGAGGAGGCCGCCCGCGCGCTGGAACTGCTGCGTCCCCGCGTCGCCGTGCCCATGCACTACGGCACCTTCCCGCCGCTGACCGGCGACCCGCAGGTCTTCGCGCGGGAGGGGCAGGCGCGCGGGGTGGACGTGCACGTGCTGGAGCCCGGCGAGACGACGGAGGTGTGA
- the cdaA gene encoding diadenylate cyclase CdaA, producing the protein MPTREEGAPGLLSSLGSLTLQDVLDVLLVTFLIYQGYLLVVGTRAVNVVRGILVFAGVWVISKVLGLATLSYLLDRAGTVGLFALVVLFQPELRAALERVGRPRGRDAGQSGAALQDLARAMERLSERRTGALIAIERRTPLGEYAATGVRLDAVVSVPFLEALFARNAPLHDGGVIIQESRVVAAGCLFPLQAADGTYRRYGTRHRAAIGLSELTDAVVLVVSEERGSMRIALAGRLGPHLNGSELREQLRALVYDRADLTGELPGVPGAPPPTPPESEAGGKPERGGA; encoded by the coding sequence TTGCCCACCCGGGAGGAAGGAGCGCCGGGCCTGCTGTCCTCCCTCGGTTCACTGACCCTTCAGGACGTTCTCGACGTGCTGCTGGTGACGTTCCTGATCTACCAGGGCTACCTGCTGGTGGTGGGCACGCGGGCGGTGAACGTGGTGCGCGGCATCCTGGTCTTCGCCGGGGTGTGGGTGATCTCCAAGGTGCTGGGCCTCGCCACCCTGAGTTACCTCCTCGACCGGGCGGGGACGGTGGGCCTCTTTGCGCTCGTGGTGCTGTTCCAGCCGGAACTGCGTGCCGCCCTGGAGCGGGTGGGCCGCCCGCGCGGGCGCGACGCCGGGCAGAGCGGGGCGGCGTTGCAAGACCTCGCGCGGGCGATGGAGCGCCTCTCCGAACGGCGGACGGGCGCCCTGATCGCCATCGAGCGCCGCACCCCGCTCGGGGAGTACGCGGCGACCGGGGTGCGGCTCGACGCGGTGGTGAGCGTGCCCTTTCTGGAGGCGCTGTTCGCCCGCAACGCGCCGCTGCACGACGGCGGCGTGATCATCCAGGAGTCGCGGGTCGTGGCGGCGGGGTGCCTCTTTCCCCTCCAGGCCGCCGACGGCACCTACCGCCGCTACGGCACCCGGCACCGGGCGGCCATCGGCCTCTCGGAACTCACCGACGCCGTGGTGCTCGTGGTCAGTGAGGAGCGCGGCTCGATGCGGATCGCCCTGGCGGGCAGGCTGGGCCCGCACCTCAACGGCTCGGAACTGCGTGAGCAACTGCGGGCGCTGGTGTACGACCGGGCGGACCTGACGGGAGAGCTGCCGGGCGTGCCGGGCGCACCTCCTCCCACCCCCCCGGAGTCCGAGGCGGGCGGCAAGCCCGAACGGGGAGGCGCGTGA
- a CDS encoding CdaR family protein, which produces MRGGGGEVRRWLDPRYLWRRAMHNLPAKVLALLVAVTLWVVATSDRRANVEQGFDVPVTVSDTTGGRGEGTRAVSGLTPATVRVTLSGRRERLQELTGDDVRAVVDVTGVPEGSFTLPVTVESPSGTSLREQRPRRVQGFVDTRLGRTLPVTLSVATPPETSVPRYSVTPDEATVRGPGRVVREVARLVSTPLSLAPGDEREAALIALDAEGQPVPGVTTSPASVTVRRLDTGELPVKAVRVVLNDPPPGLRVTSVSVQPSSVRLIAAPELLSRLREVTGVVTYREGTYTAPVTLRVPAGAQALETVNVRLTVERRPTTTPPDDDSSPGPQTGTSGP; this is translated from the coding sequence GTGAGGGGAGGCGGCGGTGAGGTGCGGCGCTGGCTCGATCCCCGCTACCTGTGGCGGCGGGCGATGCACAACCTGCCCGCCAAGGTGCTCGCGCTCCTGGTGGCCGTGACCCTCTGGGTGGTCGCGACGAGCGACCGCCGGGCGAACGTCGAGCAGGGCTTCGACGTGCCCGTGACCGTTTCCGACACGACGGGTGGGCGCGGCGAGGGGACCCGCGCCGTGAGCGGCCTGACCCCCGCCACCGTCCGGGTGACGCTGAGCGGGCGGCGCGAGCGGCTCCAGGAACTCACGGGCGACGACGTGCGGGCGGTGGTGGACGTGACGGGCGTGCCCGAGGGCAGCTTTACCCTGCCCGTGACCGTGGAGTCCCCCAGTGGCACTTCTTTGCGCGAACAGCGGCCAAGACGGGTGCAGGGCTTCGTGGACACCCGGCTCGGCCGCACCCTGCCCGTGACGCTCAGCGTCGCCACCCCCCCCGAGACGAGCGTGCCGCGCTACAGCGTGACGCCCGACGAGGCGACGGTACGCGGGCCGGGCAGGGTCGTGCGTGAGGTGGCGCGCCTGGTGAGCACGCCCCTGAGCCTCGCCCCCGGCGACGAGCGCGAGGCGGCGCTGATCGCCCTCGACGCCGAGGGCCAGCCCGTCCCCGGCGTCACCACCTCCCCCGCCAGCGTGACGGTGCGCCGCCTCGACACCGGGGAGTTGCCCGTCAAGGCCGTGCGGGTGGTGCTGAACGATCCGCCGCCCGGCCTGCGCGTCACCTCGGTCAGCGTGCAGCCCAGCAGCGTGCGCCTGATCGCCGCCCCCGAACTCCTCTCCCGTCTGCGCGAGGTCACGGGCGTCGTCACCTACCGTGAGGGCACCTACACCGCCCCCGTCACCCTGCGCGTCCCGGCGGGAGCCCAGGCGCTGGAGACGGTCAACGTGCGCCTGACCGTCGAGCGCCGCCCCACCACGACGCCGCCGGACGACGATTCCTCGCCTGGCCCACAGACGGGGACCTCGGGGCCCTGA
- the yqeK gene encoding bis(5'-nucleosyl)-tetraphosphatase (symmetrical) YqeK has translation MIAQLLDLQHPLAELAGWDERVRLMVRPRRYEHVLRVAELACRIACANGLDEARAYAAGLLHDIARDLPDAELLRLAPPECTIDAAHPLALHGRAARTLLERWGYRDPVVLEAVEDHTTGPRGGNPVADCVYIADVSEPGRGVNDHIRELALHDLAAALNNAIVSKVTYLQGRGITVHPRTLRAYHALPCVREALAGGQEPPACPVPGEPGGQVVRPTRRRRGTPSHA, from the coding sequence ATGATTGCTCAACTCCTCGACCTTCAGCACCCGCTGGCCGAACTGGCCGGGTGGGACGAGCGGGTGCGGCTGATGGTGCGGCCCCGCCGGTACGAACATGTGCTGCGGGTGGCCGAACTCGCCTGCCGGATTGCGTGCGCCAACGGGCTCGACGAGGCGCGGGCGTACGCGGCGGGTCTGCTGCACGACATCGCCCGCGACCTCCCGGACGCCGAACTGCTGCGCCTGGCACCCCCCGAGTGCACCATCGACGCGGCGCACCCGCTCGCGCTGCACGGGCGGGCGGCCCGCACCCTGCTCGAACGCTGGGGCTACCGCGACCCCGTGGTGCTGGAGGCGGTCGAGGACCACACGACCGGCCCGCGCGGCGGCAACCCGGTCGCCGACTGCGTGTACATCGCCGACGTGTCCGAGCCCGGGCGCGGGGTGAACGACCATATCCGCGAGCTCGCCCTGCACGACCTGGCTGCGGCGCTGAATAACGCCATCGTCTCCAAGGTCACGTACCTCCAGGGGCGCGGGATCACGGTACACCCCCGCACCCTGCGCGCCTACCACGCGTTGCCGTGCGTGCGGGAGGCGCTGGCCGGGGGGCAGGAGCCGCCCGCGTGCCCCGTGCCGGGTGAGCCGGGCGGGCAGGTTGTCCGGCCCACGCGTCGGCGCCGGGGCACCCCCTCCCACGCATGA
- a CDS encoding LCP family protein: MTASPPTRRLSRLRALQIGGLSLAALSLGGFAVLGTPGPAPLRAARVDGSVPHFTLLLAGRDIVYCYYRTPCKNQDQRTGLVQPPNTDTLMLVKVDGTQVSVLNIPRDTNVGEFDPQESVAAQKVNSRYWSGGPVALTRAVETITGERVDAYVVVRTDYVARVIDALGGLDVTVPGGGIEWVDRAAGVDLRLPAGPHHLNGEQAVLFLRVRKGFGDDYGRIDHQKQALTQLAARLKSPQGLAALPTILGGIGNGVETNVDPGLLTTLLPHLPNLKLAFATLPTRAIPGTFNLAPDREALARVWGRQAGASAPPAAPDVMVRVVDASGANLGVGLERALRALGYTRVTVEAAPASREASQIFTGQSVEAANELAGALGLPRLQGERFPVSANEVGILLGADARVSLAALADLGRGGQRPLLSHVPQTENP; the protein is encoded by the coding sequence ATGACGGCCTCCCCGCCCACCCGCCGCCTCTCCCGGCTGCGTGCCCTGCAGATCGGGGGGCTGAGCCTCGCCGCCCTCTCGCTGGGAGGCTTCGCCGTGCTGGGCACGCCGGGCCCGGCCCCGCTGCGGGCCGCCCGGGTGGACGGGAGCGTGCCGCACTTCACGCTCCTCCTCGCCGGGCGGGACATCGTGTACTGCTACTACCGCACGCCCTGCAAGAATCAGGACCAGCGCACCGGACTCGTCCAGCCTCCCAACACCGACACGCTGATGCTCGTGAAGGTGGACGGTACTCAGGTCAGCGTGCTCAACATCCCGCGCGACACGAACGTCGGGGAGTTCGACCCGCAGGAATCGGTCGCCGCGCAGAAGGTCAACAGCCGCTACTGGTCGGGGGGTCCGGTGGCCCTCACCCGGGCGGTGGAGACAATCACGGGCGAGCGGGTGGACGCCTACGTGGTCGTGCGCACCGACTACGTGGCGCGGGTGATCGACGCGCTCGGCGGGCTCGACGTGACCGTGCCGGGGGGCGGGATCGAGTGGGTCGACCGGGCAGCGGGGGTGGACCTGAGGCTCCCGGCAGGGCCGCACCACCTGAACGGGGAACAGGCCGTGCTGTTCCTGCGGGTGCGCAAGGGCTTCGGGGACGACTACGGGCGCATCGACCACCAGAAGCAGGCGCTGACCCAGCTCGCCGCGCGGCTCAAATCCCCGCAGGGGCTGGCGGCGCTGCCCACCATCCTGGGCGGCATCGGAAACGGGGTGGAGACGAACGTCGATCCGGGGCTCCTGACCACCCTGCTGCCCCACCTGCCGAACCTCAAGCTCGCCTTCGCCACCCTGCCTACCCGGGCGATTCCGGGCACCTTCAACCTCGCGCCGGACCGGGAGGCGCTCGCGCGGGTGTGGGGTCGGCAGGCTGGAGCCTCCGCGCCCCCGGCCGCGCCGGACGTCATGGTGCGCGTGGTAGACGCGAGCGGCGCGAACCTCGGCGTGGGCCTGGAGCGGGCGCTGCGGGCGCTGGGGTACACTCGCGTGACGGTGGAGGCCGCGCCCGCCAGCCGCGAGGCGAGCCAGATCTTCACGGGGCAGAGCGTGGAGGCCGCGAACGAACTCGCGGGCGCGCTGGGGCTTCCCCGCCTCCAGGGTGAACGCTTCCCGGTTTCGGCGAACGAGGTCGGTATCCTGCTGGGGGCGGACGCCCGCGTCAGCCTCGCCGCCCTCGCCGACCTCGGCCGGGGCGGGCAGAGGCCCCTTCTGAGCCACGTCCCCCAGACGGAGAACCCATGA
- the rsfS gene encoding ribosome silencing factor encodes MTSTSQTSDPTQHQLRVIVDAARERRAEDVVVLDLTEVSSTLEYFVICTATAGLQLNAVQENIREKAQEAGLPRPSVEGPSERWLLLAFGGSIVVHIMTREAREYYDLEGLWSDAHVMSFPEQTADRTV; translated from the coding sequence ATGACCTCGACATCACAGACCAGCGACCCCACCCAGCACCAGCTCCGCGTCATCGTGGACGCCGCCCGCGAACGCCGCGCCGAGGACGTGGTCGTGCTCGACCTGACCGAGGTCTCCTCCACCCTCGAATACTTCGTGATCTGCACCGCCACGGCGGGCCTTCAGCTCAACGCCGTGCAGGAGAACATCCGCGAGAAGGCCCAGGAGGCGGGCCTGCCCCGCCCCAGCGTGGAGGGCCCCAGCGAACGCTGGCTGCTCCTCGCCTTCGGCGGCAGCATCGTCGTCCACATCATGACCCGCGAGGCGCGCGAGTACTACGACCTCGAAGGCCTGTGGAGCGACGCCCACGTGATGAGTTTCCCCGAACAGACGGCGGACCGGACGGTGTGA
- a CDS encoding winged helix-turn-helix domain-containing protein: MSHVVVIEDEGTVREVVRFHLERAGLRVSAFDTVRAAEEALAAADALVLDWMLPGESGLGLLRRLRADPGRRRLPVLMLTARAAEAERVEGLESGADDYLTKPFSAAELVARVRALLRRALPETPQLLSNGPLSLDLGAAAARLGDTRLHLTRREFDLLAFLTQNTGRVYSRTELLDRVWGADFLGGERTVDQHVTQLRAHLADDPARPRFVETVRGKGYRMRPWAEGS, encoded by the coding sequence ATGAGCCATGTGGTCGTGATCGAGGATGAGGGCACCGTGCGGGAGGTGGTGCGCTTTCACCTGGAACGCGCCGGGCTGCGGGTGAGCGCCTTTGACACGGTGCGCGCGGCGGAGGAGGCCCTGGCAGCGGCGGACGCGCTCGTCCTCGACTGGATGCTGCCGGGCGAGAGCGGTCTGGGACTCTTGCGGCGCCTGCGTGCCGATCCCGGGCGGCGGCGCCTCCCCGTGCTGATGCTCACCGCCCGGGCGGCGGAGGCGGAGCGGGTGGAGGGGCTGGAGTCGGGGGCGGACGACTACCTCACCAAGCCCTTCAGCGCCGCCGAACTCGTGGCGAGGGTGCGGGCCCTCCTGAGACGCGCCCTGCCCGAGACGCCCCAGCTTCTGAGCAACGGGCCGCTCAGCCTGGACCTGGGGGCCGCCGCCGCGCGGCTGGGGGACACGCGGCTCCACCTCACCCGCCGCGAGTTCGACCTGCTCGCCTTCCTCACCCAGAACACGGGCCGGGTGTACTCGCGCACCGAACTGCTCGACCGGGTGTGGGGGGCCGACTTCCTGGGGGGTGAGCGCACGGTAGACCAGCACGTCACCCAATTGCGTGCGCACCTGGCAGACGACCCCGCGCGGCCCCGCTTCGTGGAGACCGTGCGGGGCAAGGGCTACCGGATGCGGCCCTGGGCGGAAGGATCATGA
- a CDS encoding sensor histidine kinase, with protein sequence MTAGPAPRLGAWMDALPQAVLLFRPTDTAPRTATVTWVNAAAARLWGVAPERAAGRPLLEVVRRHTLEALAERGGELELEASGRTLRCTAVRPGEDGEGALIVEDVTELRRREAELREATAVLSHEFRTPVAGLKGVLEALEYDMPPELARNFVRQGLQEVERLARLVEDLAVGFRPTRARTLPLADAFARAERLLAPELSARGARLTFGESHLVRADPDKLLQVLLNLIENALRYGPPENPIEVQTARRDSWVEVAVLDHGPPLEDTEALFRAHTRGRHATGQGSGMGLYIVRSIVHGWGGQAWVERRGGHNAFCFTLPGVAGLG encoded by the coding sequence ATGACCGCCGGGCCCGCTCCCCGGCTGGGAGCCTGGATGGACGCCCTGCCCCAGGCCGTGCTGCTCTTTCGTCCCACTGACACGGCCCCGCGCACCGCGACGGTGACCTGGGTGAACGCCGCTGCCGCCCGGTTGTGGGGTGTCGCGCCGGAACGCGCGGCGGGCCGCCCGCTGCTGGAGGTCGTGCGCCGTCACACCCTGGAGGCGCTGGCCGAGCGCGGCGGCGAACTCGAACTGGAGGCGAGCGGACGCACCCTGCGCTGCACCGCCGTGCGCCCGGGGGAGGACGGGGAGGGCGCCTTGATCGTCGAGGACGTGACCGAGCTGCGCCGCCGGGAGGCCGAGCTGCGCGAGGCGACCGCCGTGCTCTCCCACGAGTTCCGAACCCCGGTCGCTGGGCTGAAGGGGGTGCTGGAGGCCCTGGAGTACGACATGCCCCCCGAACTCGCGCGGAATTTCGTGCGGCAGGGCCTCCAGGAAGTCGAGCGCCTCGCCCGCCTCGTCGAAGACCTGGCGGTCGGCTTCCGCCCCACCCGCGCCCGCACCCTGCCGCTCGCCGACGCCTTCGCCCGCGCCGAACGCCTGCTCGCTCCCGAGTTGAGCGCGCGGGGAGCGCGGCTCACCTTCGGCGAGAGCCATCTCGTGCGCGCCGACCCCGACAAGCTGCTTCAGGTGCTTCTCAACCTGATCGAAAATGCCCTGAGGTACGGCCCGCCGGAGAACCCCATCGAGGTGCAGACGGCGCGGCGCGACTCCTGGGTAGAGGTCGCCGTGCTCGACCACGGCCCCCCCCTGGAGGACACCGAGGCCCTCTTCCGCGCGCACACGCGGGGCAGGCACGCCACCGGGCAGGGGAGCGGCATGGGCCTGTACATCGTCCGCAGCATCGTCCACGGTTGGGGCGGGCAGGCGTGGGTCGAACGCCGGGGCGGGCACAACGCCTTCTGCTTCACGCTGCCGGGGGTGGCGGGACTGGGGTAA
- a CDS encoding PRC and DUF2382 domain-containing protein has translation MPHLHRLSDISNSYREDFQDAGMYNPVGATAYAGSRQIGTVRDVLVDDDYGKIRYLLVDDDNGSLNGALIVPIGYARIENDGVYFDSMNEGQLSSLHRYDENEEYTFDLEESDERVLRGANTAMGTSTTSTTTTMSGSTMGDAAMSTAATGAMSTGTASASYDREARERMFRTPERLQLLEERLSVNKEKYRAGSVQIGKRVETHQETVSVPVQREEVIIERHPVSNPQPVQGDVLSSSGSETVRVDLEAERAEVSKQAFVAEEVEVGKRVVTEQQTVTDTVGREVLEVNQTGDVRVTGDEDDLRNNRS, from the coding sequence ATGCCACACCTTCATCGACTGTCCGACATCTCCAACAGCTACCGCGAGGACTTCCAGGACGCGGGAATGTACAACCCGGTCGGCGCGACCGCCTACGCGGGGAGCCGTCAGATCGGCACGGTCCGCGACGTGCTCGTCGACGACGACTACGGCAAGATCCGTTACCTGCTCGTGGACGACGACAACGGCAGCCTGAACGGGGCGCTGATCGTTCCCATCGGCTACGCGCGGATCGAGAACGACGGTGTCTACTTCGACAGCATGAATGAGGGCCAGCTCTCCTCGCTTCACCGGTACGACGAGAACGAGGAATACACCTTCGACCTTGAGGAGAGTGACGAGCGGGTGCTGCGTGGCGCGAACACGGCGATGGGAACGTCCACGACCTCCACGACGACCACCATGTCCGGCTCCACGATGGGCGACGCGGCGATGAGCACGGCGGCCACGGGCGCGATGAGCACGGGAACCGCGAGTGCCTCCTACGACCGCGAGGCCCGGGAGCGGATGTTCAGGACCCCCGAGCGTCTTCAGCTCCTCGAAGAGCGCCTGTCGGTCAACAAGGAGAAGTACCGCGCAGGCAGCGTGCAGATCGGCAAGCGGGTGGAGACCCACCAGGAGACCGTGAGCGTGCCGGTACAGCGCGAAGAGGTCATCATCGAGCGCCACCCCGTCAGCAACCCGCAGCCCGTGCAGGGCGACGTGCTCTCGTCGAGCGGCAGCGAGACGGTCCGGGTGGACCTGGAAGCCGAGCGCGCCGAGGTGAGCAAGCAGGCCTTCGTGGCCGAGGAGGTCGAGGTCGGCAAGCGCGTCGTGACCGAGCAGCAGACGGTCACCGACACCGTGGGCCGCGAGGTGCTGGAGGTCAACCAGACGGGCGACGTGAGGGTCACGGGCGACGAGGACGACCTGCGGAACAACCGCAGCTAA